Proteins encoded in a region of the Mucilaginibacter sabulilitoris genome:
- a CDS encoding acyltransferase: MIKAFKFLRRINLKTIIFNFRYFPFKTAIKFPVLISNNVFLHKTKGRVIINAPIRTALVQIGYGAIGISDFKRSRAVWEVYGDVVFNGRAFIMHGCKINVAEKAQLIFGDDFNMSTECAIIAAKKIKIGNHSGISWESLVMDTDFHHIADETGEVFNHPKEIIIGDNVWIACKCTILKGAVIPSGSVVAANSMVTKKLSGENSIFGGNPMRVLKTDIKWWY, translated from the coding sequence ATGATTAAAGCATTCAAATTCCTGAGGCGGATAAATCTTAAAACCATTATTTTTAACTTCAGGTATTTTCCTTTTAAAACAGCCATCAAATTCCCGGTACTGATATCAAACAATGTTTTTTTACACAAAACAAAGGGCAGGGTAATTATCAATGCTCCTATCAGAACCGCGTTGGTGCAGATTGGTTATGGCGCTATTGGGATTTCGGATTTCAAGCGATCAAGAGCTGTATGGGAAGTTTACGGAGATGTAGTTTTTAACGGCAGAGCTTTCATTATGCACGGCTGTAAAATTAACGTTGCCGAAAAAGCACAACTTATTTTTGGCGATGATTTTAATATGAGCACAGAATGCGCCATTATTGCTGCCAAAAAAATTAAAATTGGCAATCATAGCGGCATATCATGGGAATCGCTGGTTATGGATACCGATTTCCACCACATTGCCGACGAAACCGGCGAGGTGTTTAATCACCCAAAAGAAATAATTATTGGCGATAATGTTTGGATAGCTTGCAAATGCACCATTTTAAAAGGGGCCGTCATACCATCGGGCAGTGTTGTTGCTGCAAATTCCATGGTTACCAAGAAACTGAGCGGTGAAAATTCTATTTTCGGTGGAAACCCTATGCGGGTATTAAAAACAGATATTAAGTGGTGGTATTAA
- a CDS encoding acyltransferase, translated as MHTLIEKVIRKLKNNPDYKFENNYSFRELSVILWDRGTQLSRGAWKRLFFKKSSGLVFIGSHVVINHAYLLTAGENLIIEDNVYINALSSEGITIKNNVSVARNCTIICTGVIAQKGKGIIIGNNSGINAGTYLGGQGGIEIGDNVIIGPGVKIFSENHNFSDFNINIKDQGVTRNGVFINDNCWIGAGVTILAGVTIGEGCVIAAGSIITKTVAPHSIVAGVPGRVLKKRGELLSQEVPV; from the coding sequence ATGCATACATTAATTGAAAAGGTAATACGGAAGCTCAAAAACAACCCCGATTACAAGTTCGAAAATAATTATAGCTTCAGGGAACTGTCGGTTATTTTGTGGGACAGGGGGACGCAATTATCAAGAGGTGCCTGGAAAAGATTGTTTTTTAAAAAATCAAGTGGGTTGGTATTTATTGGCTCGCATGTGGTTATTAATCATGCTTACCTGCTTACCGCGGGTGAAAACCTGATCATCGAAGATAATGTTTATATCAATGCCTTATCATCAGAAGGAATTACGATAAAAAATAATGTATCTGTTGCGCGCAACTGTACAATTATTTGTACCGGAGTTATAGCGCAAAAAGGTAAAGGTATTATTATAGGTAATAATAGCGGCATTAATGCGGGCACTTATCTTGGCGGACAGGGAGGGATTGAAATTGGCGACAATGTGATTATAGGACCTGGAGTAAAGATATTTTCTGAGAACCATAATTTCTCTGATTTTAATATTAACATCAAGGATCAAGGAGTAACCCGAAACGGAGTTTTTATTAATGATAATTGCTGGATAGGAGCCGGTGTAACCATACTGGCAGGTGTAACTATTGGGGAGGGTTGTGTAATTGCAGCGGGCAGCATCATTACAAAGACTGTAGCGCCGCACTCCATAGTTGCCGGTGTGCCCGGCCGAGTATTAAAAAAACGCGGAGAATTACTTAGTCAGGAAGTACCGGTTTAA
- a CDS encoding MFS transporter — protein MTNESVAQPLEQTKKIAEKTVYSILFTISLSHLLNDMLQSLIPSIYPLVKTKFHLTFSDIGLITLTYQLSASLLQPFVGMYTDKKPKAYSLSVGMGFTLSGLICLAFASSFYWLLLAVSLVGIGSSIFHPESSRVAHLASGGKRGLAQSIFQLGGNAGSALGPLLAALIIVPFGQGGIMWFSLAALLAIIILIYIGKWYKKTTVSKAKVVKAHVVSHHNLSSKRVTVSLIVLLILIFSKFFYLASMTGYYTFFLIDKFHMSVQSSQIYLFIFLAAVAAGTMAGGPLGDKFGRKYIIWISILGAAPFTMLLPYTDLFWTTILSVIIGMIISSAFSAILVYAQELMPGKVGMIAGLFFGFAFGMGGLGSAILGKLADSTSINYVFQVCAYLPLIGILTAFLPNLETKKKQTAELK, from the coding sequence ATGACGAATGAATCCGTAGCTCAACCGCTTGAACAAACAAAAAAAATAGCAGAAAAGACGGTTTACTCCATACTTTTTACCATCAGCCTGTCGCATTTACTGAATGACATGCTGCAATCGCTTATACCTTCTATTTATCCGCTTGTTAAAACTAAATTTCATTTAACTTTCAGCGATATAGGACTAATTACCTTAACCTATCAGCTTTCAGCCTCGCTTTTACAGCCATTTGTGGGCATGTATACCGATAAAAAACCAAAGGCTTATTCGCTATCTGTAGGGATGGGATTTACCTTATCCGGATTAATATGCCTGGCTTTTGCGTCCAGTTTTTACTGGCTTTTATTAGCCGTAAGTCTTGTTGGTATCGGCTCATCTATATTTCATCCGGAGTCATCGCGGGTAGCACATTTGGCTTCGGGCGGTAAACGGGGGCTTGCTCAATCCATATTCCAGCTTGGCGGTAACGCGGGCAGCGCTTTAGGCCCGCTGCTGGCCGCATTAATTATTGTCCCTTTTGGGCAAGGGGGAATCATGTGGTTTTCTTTGGCAGCGTTACTGGCAATTATTATATTAATTTACATAGGTAAATGGTATAAAAAAACGACAGTAAGTAAGGCAAAAGTGGTTAAAGCACATGTCGTAAGTCATCATAACTTGTCGTCAAAACGGGTTACAGTTTCATTAATAGTGCTCCTGATACTTATTTTTTCCAAGTTCTTTTACCTGGCAAGTATGACAGGATATTATACCTTTTTCCTGATAGATAAATTTCACATGAGTGTACAAAGCTCACAAATATACTTGTTCATATTTTTGGCCGCGGTAGCCGCCGGTACGATGGCCGGAGGGCCGTTGGGCGATAAATTTGGCCGCAAATACATCATTTGGATATCTATACTAGGAGCAGCGCCATTTACCATGCTGCTACCGTACACCGATTTGTTCTGGACAACTATTTTGTCGGTAATTATTGGCATGATCATCTCTTCTGCATTCTCGGCCATATTGGTTTACGCGCAGGAACTTATGCCCGGAAAAGTTGGTATGATAGCCGGCTTATTTTTTGGCTTCGCTTTTGGCATGGGTGGGTTAGGATCTGCAATTTTGGGTAAACTGGCCGACAGTACCAGCATTAATTATGTTTTTCAGGTATGCGCGTATTTACCTCTCATTGGTATCCTGACTGCATTTTTACCCAACCTCGAAACGAAAAAGAAACAGACAGCCGAGCTAAAATAA
- a CDS encoding FadR/GntR family transcriptional regulator — protein sequence MMNMTINKKSLAEEVAEQLRAAITSNTYKVNEQLPTEPELMKQFGVGRSSIREAIRILANSGLLRVQQGVGTFIEAHAGITEPFIQRLKRAEASDLDEVRKLLEMKIAEKAAANHTAEDIKKIKAVLDKRNALAQTGPLEDCIQADIDFHMSIAEAAGNPILADLYQSFSLQLKGWFLKIYPEMAALQQRDALEIFRETADLHNELYKSIKVRDGKKAWNCITQIINY from the coding sequence ATGATGAATATGACTATCAATAAAAAATCACTTGCCGAAGAAGTAGCTGAGCAATTACGTGCAGCTATAACTTCCAACACTTATAAGGTGAACGAACAACTCCCTACAGAGCCCGAGCTGATGAAACAATTTGGTGTAGGGCGATCATCTATACGCGAGGCTATCCGTATCCTGGCAAATTCGGGCTTATTAAGGGTACAGCAGGGTGTTGGTACTTTTATAGAAGCTCATGCCGGCATTACAGAACCCTTTATTCAACGCTTAAAACGAGCTGAAGCCTCTGATCTTGATGAGGTGCGTAAGTTACTGGAGATGAAAATTGCCGAAAAAGCTGCAGCCAATCATACAGCAGAAGATATCAAAAAAATAAAAGCAGTGCTTGATAAACGCAACGCACTGGCCCAAACCGGACCGCTTGAGGATTGCATACAAGCCGACATAGATTTTCATATGAGTATTGCTGAAGCTGCAGGCAACCCTATCCTGGCTGACTTGTATCAATCATTTTCTCTACAGCTCAAAGGCTGGTTTTTAAAAATATATCCTGAAATGGCAGCTTTACAACAAAGAGATGCCCTGGAAATATTCAGGGAAACTGCCGATTTACATAACGAGCTTTATAAAAGCATTAAAGTCAGAGATGGCAAAAAAGCCTGGAACTGCATAACGCAAATTATTAATTATTAA
- a CDS encoding DUF1972 domain-containing protein, with product MRISIIGTRGIPNHYGGFEQCAEYLAAGLVKRGYEVVVYNSHNHPYQEKTWNAVEICHCYDPEYKLGTIGQFLYDYNCIKDLKKKKFDVILQLGYTSSSVWGWLLPRNTVVTTNMDGLEWSRSKYSKPVQAFLRFAEKLAVRYSDYLIADSIEIQKYLEKKYNKKSTYIPYGAEIFQRPDPAILDEFKLEIHQYDMLIARMEPENSIETILDGVVKADTGRKFLVIGNTDNDYGTYLRAKFDYFDNIRFCGGIYNMDKLNNLRYYSNLYFHGHTVGGTNPSLLEAMASNSLICSNDNKFNRAILENDALYFSDADDVTYHLLTGNKSESRYQHFMDNNKQKITEFYTRDTIINAYADHFESILSENVKSYQPKVHGTEVSFLLENS from the coding sequence ATGCGTATATCTATCATTGGAACAAGGGGTATTCCGAACCATTACGGCGGCTTTGAGCAGTGTGCCGAATATTTAGCCGCCGGCTTAGTGAAGAGAGGTTATGAGGTGGTTGTTTACAACTCTCACAACCATCCATATCAGGAAAAAACCTGGAACGCCGTTGAAATATGCCATTGCTATGATCCGGAATACAAACTTGGGACAATAGGCCAGTTTTTGTACGATTATAATTGTATAAAAGATTTAAAGAAAAAGAAGTTTGATGTTATACTACAGTTAGGATATACCAGCAGTTCTGTATGGGGGTGGCTTTTACCCAGAAATACAGTTGTTACCACCAATATGGATGGCCTGGAATGGTCAAGATCAAAATATTCAAAACCGGTTCAGGCATTTTTAAGATTTGCCGAGAAGCTTGCCGTTAGGTATAGCGATTATTTGATAGCAGATTCTATAGAAATCCAAAAATATCTTGAAAAAAAATACAACAAAAAATCAACCTATATACCTTATGGCGCCGAAATATTTCAACGGCCAGATCCCGCTATACTTGATGAGTTCAAGCTTGAAATTCATCAGTATGATATGTTGATAGCCCGGATGGAACCTGAAAATAGCATAGAAACTATTTTGGATGGTGTTGTTAAAGCTGATACCGGTCGCAAATTTCTGGTTATAGGCAACACCGATAATGACTACGGTACTTACCTAAGAGCCAAGTTTGATTATTTTGATAATATCAGATTTTGTGGGGGGATTTATAATATGGATAAACTCAACAATTTGAGGTATTACTCTAACTTATACTTCCATGGTCATACTGTTGGAGGTACCAATCCATCTTTACTTGAGGCAATGGCATCTAATAGCCTGATATGCTCAAACGATAACAAATTTAACCGGGCTATTCTCGAAAACGATGCCTTGTATTTTTCTGACGCTGATGACGTTACGTATCATTTACTAACCGGTAACAAAAGTGAATCACGGTATCAGCATTTCATGGATAACAATAAGCAGAAAATAACAGAATTCTACACCCGAGATACGATCATTAATGCTTATGCAGATCATTTTGAATCTATTTTGTCTGAAAACGTAAAGTCTTATCAACCCAAAGTGCATGGAACTGAGGTGTCATTCCTTTTAGAAAATTCATAA
- a CDS encoding glycosyltransferase family 4 protein — protein sequence MKANGRHKKIKLGIDAKWFFKGPPSGNMVVKNLVNEMINDQNEHFELYLFLTHDCKKQALSHFPSGVKLIFLPGVPNLLSNMLIVPFIARLYGLEVVLFQNFSGLWPHSLRKIVYIHDVLFLDYPQYYSGSELMYFKEMKRLAAKADMIITISNSEKQRLVKNNVADENRIAVVYHGINHHFKTLAQYPAESITAFVHKYNLPQGYLLYVGRVNVRKNITRLVSALNMLDDKAIKLVIAGELGNDADMLKQHINAENLSHRIIFTGHIPENDLYLIYANATVFCFPSYAEGFGLPPLEAMKCGVPVIVSQRTAMPEICGDAAVYIDPDNAEDIAEKITFLLNDVNLYDKKVTDGIKHAKKFSWQISANGILKLIGDAYIN from the coding sequence ATGAAAGCCAACGGTCGTCATAAAAAAATAAAGTTGGGAATTGATGCCAAATGGTTTTTCAAGGGGCCGCCAAGTGGTAACATGGTGGTGAAAAACCTGGTGAACGAGATGATAAACGATCAAAACGAGCATTTTGAACTTTACCTCTTTCTAACCCATGACTGTAAAAAGCAGGCGCTTAGTCATTTTCCTTCAGGTGTAAAGCTTATTTTTTTACCGGGAGTTCCGAATCTTCTGTCAAACATGCTAATCGTACCATTTATTGCAAGGCTGTATGGTTTAGAGGTGGTGCTTTTTCAAAATTTCAGCGGTTTATGGCCGCATAGTTTACGCAAAATAGTATACATACATGATGTTTTGTTTTTGGACTATCCGCAGTATTACTCCGGTTCGGAACTTATGTATTTTAAAGAGATGAAACGCCTTGCTGCAAAGGCAGACATGATTATTACCATATCAAATTCAGAAAAACAGCGATTAGTAAAAAATAATGTAGCGGATGAAAACAGAATAGCGGTTGTTTATCACGGAATAAACCACCATTTTAAAACATTAGCCCAATACCCGGCTGAAAGTATCACCGCCTTTGTGCATAAATACAATCTTCCGCAGGGGTATTTGTTGTATGTGGGCAGGGTAAATGTCCGTAAAAACATTACCCGTTTGGTAAGCGCTCTTAATATGCTCGATGATAAGGCCATTAAGTTGGTAATTGCCGGCGAATTGGGTAACGATGCGGACATGCTGAAACAACATATCAATGCTGAAAATCTTTCGCACCGGATAATATTTACAGGGCATATTCCCGAAAATGACTTGTATTTAATTTACGCGAATGCTACGGTTTTTTGCTTCCCATCTTATGCCGAAGGGTTTGGTTTGCCACCACTAGAGGCTATGAAATGCGGAGTACCCGTTATCGTATCGCAGCGTACCGCGATGCCCGAGATTTGCGGAGATGCGGCTGTTTATATTGACCCCGATAATGCAGAGGATATTGCAGAGAAAATAACTTTTTTATTAAATGATGTAAATCTGTATGATAAGAAAGTAACTGACGGGATTAAGCATGCCAAAAAGTTTTCATGGCAAATATCAGCAAACGGAATACTAAAATTAATTGGTGATGCATACATTAATTGA
- a CDS encoding glycosyltransferase family 4 protein yields the protein MKKKILISAYAISPFRGSEYGAAWNTIIHLASQHDLWVLYGMSDNFMGDTQTMKKYIMNSPVPNVEFIEVKPGGLARAITLLDKAGFGWFFYFAYYLWQRRALKAAREILKIVDIDVVHQLGPIGFREPGFLWRLNKPMVWGPIGGMNVINQELLDGKPFLTRVKFSIKNSINRFQLSYSKRIKKAFSRADILIAATSAGKQTISEKFGAKSYYLPEQGTVTHPFLDETKFDHIKQQVHLVWSGSLIERKNFALCLDALSRVERNNWILHVVGSGPLKKKLQAKAAALQLMDRIKWHGHLPRTEAVRIMSGAHLHIISSIAEDNPAVIFEALTYGIPTLTIDHCGMRDVICNKCGFKIKPDMHNIMVDEMSHVLNDLLSDPHLLVELAQTTLLCADNHSWDKRLSKLSEMYDDAALVYSGRFKSPSTQTTLFA from the coding sequence ATGAAAAAAAAGATACTCATATCTGCTTACGCTATATCTCCTTTCAGGGGATCAGAGTATGGTGCGGCCTGGAATACTATAATACATTTGGCAAGTCAGCATGATCTTTGGGTGCTTTATGGCATGTCTGATAATTTCATGGGCGATACCCAAACCATGAAAAAATATATCATGAATAGCCCTGTTCCAAATGTTGAATTTATAGAAGTAAAACCAGGTGGCTTGGCAAGGGCAATTACTTTGTTAGATAAGGCCGGGTTTGGTTGGTTTTTTTATTTTGCGTATTACCTGTGGCAAAGGAGAGCCCTTAAAGCAGCGCGCGAGATCTTAAAAATAGTTGATATTGACGTAGTACACCAGTTAGGGCCAATAGGCTTCAGAGAGCCGGGATTTTTATGGCGACTGAACAAACCCATGGTTTGGGGACCAATAGGAGGGATGAACGTTATAAATCAGGAGTTGCTTGATGGAAAACCCTTTTTGACCCGTGTGAAATTTTCAATCAAAAACAGCATCAACCGTTTTCAGCTTAGTTATTCAAAACGGATAAAAAAGGCATTTTCCAGGGCTGATATTCTTATTGCGGCCACATCAGCAGGAAAGCAAACTATATCGGAAAAATTTGGTGCAAAAAGTTATTATTTACCAGAGCAGGGCACTGTAACCCATCCTTTTCTCGACGAAACAAAATTTGATCATATTAAACAGCAAGTTCATTTGGTTTGGTCCGGAAGTCTTATTGAGCGTAAGAATTTTGCTTTATGTCTTGATGCACTTAGTCGTGTTGAACGCAATAATTGGATACTTCATGTAGTGGGTAGTGGTCCTTTAAAAAAGAAGTTGCAGGCAAAGGCTGCTGCTTTACAGCTTATGGATCGTATCAAATGGCATGGTCATTTACCCCGTACGGAGGCTGTTCGTATCATGTCTGGTGCTCACCTGCATATAATCAGCAGTATAGCAGAGGATAATCCTGCTGTTATTTTTGAAGCTTTAACTTATGGGATACCTACCCTAACAATTGATCATTGCGGTATGCGCGATGTGATCTGCAATAAATGCGGTTTCAAAATAAAGCCGGATATGCACAACATAATGGTAGATGAAATGAGTCATGTATTAAATGATCTGCTAAGTGATCCGCATCTGTTGGTTGAGCTGGCCCAAACCACATTGTTATGCGCTGATAATCATAGTTGGGATAAAAGATTGTCAAAGTTGAGCGAGATGTATGACGATGCAGCCCTTGTATATTCCGGGCGATTTAAATCACCATCTACACAAACAACTTTATTTGCCTGA
- a CDS encoding acyltransferase, whose amino-acid sequence MIWTLHHDYNDANFSQTGQQVIIEDYVWVCSRAVILPGVTIGKGAVVAAGAVVTRNVMPYTVVGGVPAKQIAKRNENLTYDLSNAILPII is encoded by the coding sequence ATGATATGGACACTTCATCATGATTACAACGATGCCAACTTTTCGCAAACCGGGCAGCAGGTAATCATTGAAGATTACGTTTGGGTATGCTCGCGCGCTGTCATATTACCTGGCGTTACTATTGGTAAAGGTGCGGTGGTTGCCGCTGGTGCAGTAGTTACCCGTAATGTAATGCCATATACAGTAGTAGGCGGGGTGCCCGCTAAACAGATAGCTAAACGCAACGAAAATCTTACTTATGATCTGAGCAATGCGATTTTACCAATTATTTAA
- a CDS encoding polysaccharide biosynthesis/export family protein has product MRINRLLNLLLILPVSVLIMFLGSCSYKQNQAYFENNSGGQQAPVKADDYKPTEYKIKTGDILQVRNLQSIKLITDDATAAATADQAPSGSGSRALDYQVESDGTIALPVIGRVAVAGLSRLETSKKLDDIYRQNVLKNPIIEVKVINLKVTLMGEVKKPGNYSLLKDETTLMEMLGEAGGLTEKGNEKKVKILRGGGLQSKQIIEVDLDDVAALSNPSTILQNQDIIYVEQNRRAIRNEKLQNITTIAQPALLLLNTALIILTLRK; this is encoded by the coding sequence ATGCGTATAAATAGATTACTCAATTTACTGTTGATTTTACCGGTAAGCGTACTTATCATGTTTTTAGGTTCCTGTTCATACAAGCAAAACCAAGCCTATTTTGAAAATAATTCCGGAGGACAGCAAGCTCCCGTTAAAGCCGACGATTATAAACCAACTGAATATAAAATTAAAACAGGTGATATATTACAGGTAAGGAACCTTCAAAGTATTAAACTGATTACTGATGATGCTACCGCGGCGGCTACTGCCGATCAGGCACCCTCCGGAAGTGGATCGCGAGCGTTAGACTACCAGGTTGAAAGCGATGGGACTATAGCATTGCCCGTAATTGGTCGTGTAGCTGTTGCCGGTTTATCAAGACTCGAAACATCAAAGAAATTGGATGATATCTACCGTCAAAACGTACTCAAAAACCCAATTATAGAGGTTAAGGTAATCAATTTAAAAGTTACCCTGATGGGTGAGGTAAAAAAGCCGGGTAATTATTCCTTGTTAAAAGATGAAACCACCTTAATGGAAATGCTTGGCGAGGCAGGCGGACTTACAGAAAAGGGGAACGAGAAAAAAGTTAAAATTTTAAGGGGGGGAGGATTACAAAGCAAACAAATAATTGAGGTCGATTTGGACGATGTTGCAGCTTTATCCAATCCGTCAACTATTCTTCAGAACCAGGATATTATTTATGTGGAACAAAACAGGCGCGCAATACGTAATGAGAAATTACAGAATATTACAACTATTGCCCAACCGGCTTTGCTTTTGCTGAACACCGCTTTAATTATACTGACATTGAGAAAATAA
- a CDS encoding glycosyltransferase family 2 protein: MKTYLNGPKVTIITVVYNAEATIEDTILSVINQTYTNLEYIIVDGRSTDGTIKIINRYLERISRFVSEPDKGIADGFNKGIAMATGDWIGMINADDWYTLNAVELMMNNCSAKDDVCCGNIMLVGKNGFVQGKKSKISWLNFGMYIMHPTCFIKKEVYQKVGMYDTSLKIAMDFDMFLRIKYNGFKIKYFDETVAYMRADGVSSDTVKMHREELAVMRRHLRGMSYISSWLFNYLNRLRWKYFYKDPLRTQLN; the protein is encoded by the coding sequence ATGAAAACCTATTTAAACGGCCCGAAAGTAACCATTATTACAGTGGTATATAATGCAGAGGCAACTATTGAAGATACCATTTTAAGTGTTATTAATCAAACTTATACCAATCTGGAATATATTATTGTTGATGGCAGGTCAACCGATGGCACAATCAAAATTATTAACCGGTATCTGGAAAGGATTAGCCGATTTGTAAGTGAGCCCGATAAGGGTATAGCCGATGGTTTTAACAAAGGTATTGCTATGGCAACAGGCGATTGGATAGGGATGATCAATGCCGACGACTGGTATACGCTTAATGCTGTAGAGCTAATGATGAATAACTGCTCTGCAAAAGATGATGTATGTTGCGGTAACATTATGCTGGTAGGGAAAAACGGGTTTGTACAAGGAAAAAAAAGCAAAATTAGCTGGCTAAACTTCGGAATGTACATTATGCATCCAACCTGTTTTATAAAAAAAGAGGTTTATCAAAAAGTGGGTATGTACGATACTTCCCTAAAAATAGCAATGGATTTTGATATGTTCCTGAGGATAAAATACAATGGGTTTAAGATTAAATATTTTGATGAAACTGTGGCCTATATGCGGGCAGATGGCGTAAGCAGCGATACGGTAAAAATGCACCGTGAAGAGCTTGCTGTAATGCGGAGGCATTTGAGAGGCATGAGCTACATCAGTTCATGGCTTTTTAATTATTTAAACCGCCTCCGCTGGAAATATTTTTATAAAGACCCCCTAAGAACACAGCTAAACTAA